In Bythopirellula goksoeyrii, a single window of DNA contains:
- a CDS encoding fatty acid desaturase family protein, protein MSQAIDSTAITADTEHHSGEFSLSEARRIVGEYFTPNPWIYWPDFLVSWIVAMASFQVVDFPELITTNVAWHWPVRIVAFVISSLLIYRCSLFIHELVHIRAGEFTAFRFVWNLLCGIPFLIPTFVYYTHLDHHRRKHYGTKEDGEYIPLARLPAWQILFYLSQIFVIPVVAVFRFGVLTPLTWISPTLRKWVHRHASSMIMDPTYIRPLPTNKTLRTIRFQEVLVFLFIWLVAVRMVWAGGLLFEETLPPSFLLHAYLTGVFVLAINALRTLGAHRWTHLGEHEMTFVEQMLDSVNYPKHPFTGGLWAPIGLRYHALHHIFPTMPYHALAEAHRRLIRDLPADSPYRHCQAESLHEVLGTLWRRARENDNVSAEPNLELGA, encoded by the coding sequence ATGTCGCAAGCAATTGACTCAACTGCTATCACTGCCGATACCGAGCACCATTCGGGCGAATTCTCGCTCTCTGAGGCCCGCCGCATTGTTGGCGAGTACTTCACGCCGAATCCTTGGATCTACTGGCCCGACTTTCTCGTGAGCTGGATCGTGGCAATGGCCAGCTTTCAAGTGGTCGATTTTCCTGAACTGATCACCACAAACGTTGCCTGGCATTGGCCTGTGCGTATCGTGGCCTTTGTGATCTCCTCGCTATTGATCTACCGATGCTCGCTATTCATTCATGAGTTGGTGCATATTCGAGCGGGGGAATTCACAGCGTTTCGCTTTGTGTGGAACCTGCTGTGCGGAATCCCGTTTCTAATTCCGACATTTGTGTACTACACCCACCTCGATCACCATCGCCGCAAGCACTATGGCACGAAAGAAGACGGCGAATACATTCCGCTTGCCCGCTTGCCAGCCTGGCAGATTCTCTTCTACCTCTCGCAGATTTTTGTCATTCCCGTGGTAGCCGTTTTTCGTTTTGGGGTGCTGACTCCGCTGACCTGGATCAGCCCCACTTTGCGAAAATGGGTCCATCGCCACGCGTCTTCCATGATCATGGATCCCACGTATATTCGCCCACTGCCGACGAATAAGACACTGCGGACGATTCGTTTTCAAGAAGTTTTGGTGTTTCTGTTTATCTGGCTGGTGGCAGTGCGGATGGTATGGGCCGGTGGTCTATTGTTCGAAGAGACGTTGCCGCCGTCATTCCTGCTTCATGCTTATCTCACGGGTGTGTTCGTCTTAGCAATTAACGCGCTGCGTACTTTGGGTGCCCATCGCTGGACTCATTTGGGAGAGCACGAGATGACATTTGTTGAGCAAATGCTCGACTCGGTGAATTACCCCAAGCATCCCTTCACCGGCGGTTTGTGGGCACCGATCGGTTTGCGATATCACGCATTGCACCATATTTTTCCGACGATGCCTTATCACGCGTTGGCTGAAGCCCATCGCCGCTTGATCCGCGACCTGCCAGCGGATTCTCCCTATCGTCACTGCCAGGCCGAGTCATTACACGAGGTACTAGGCACCCTGTGGAGGCGAGCGCGGGAGAATGACAACGTTTCCGCTGAACCTAATCTGGAATTGGGCGCGTAG
- a CDS encoding beta-ketoacyl-[acyl-carrier-protein] synthase family protein, whose protein sequence is MQEVVITGMGIVCPLGIGSEAVWSAIENRESGIRTVPRLVEAGFPITIGGEVPDFDGKQYVKPRKSLKVMCRETQLAFTAAELAWADAKLDEAKIDSERLGVVLGSSVFRSELPDLTALYQEASNNGKFDFTRWDSAIKQLYPLWMLKYLPNMASCHVGIAKDARGPNNTIVEGDVSSLLAIIEAADTIARGHADVMLTGATGSLLAWVDVCWHGGARMTRNDNPDAASRPFDSARDGFVMSEGSAVLVLESLAHAEQRGAKILGRILGYGRRAEAVPRGKLPTGQSIRQSIRAALEMGHVSPDEVGHVNAHGLSTIEDDAIEAEAIQAELKDVSVTAPKSFVGNSGASGGAIELAISLLGLQKNLIPPTLNCDDPTAGLNVACSAQLPKSATMLALNHKLTGQAVSLLVGGA, encoded by the coding sequence GTGCAAGAAGTTGTCATCACGGGAATGGGAATTGTCTGCCCGCTGGGGATCGGCTCAGAGGCCGTGTGGTCGGCGATAGAGAACCGCGAGAGTGGCATACGGACTGTCCCCCGGTTGGTAGAAGCCGGCTTCCCGATAACCATTGGAGGAGAGGTTCCCGACTTTGACGGCAAACAGTATGTGAAGCCCCGCAAAAGCCTCAAAGTGATGTGCCGTGAGACCCAATTGGCTTTTACCGCCGCTGAGCTTGCATGGGCAGATGCCAAGCTCGACGAAGCTAAGATCGACTCGGAACGATTGGGTGTCGTCTTGGGTTCAAGTGTCTTCCGCTCTGAATTGCCTGACCTTACAGCCCTTTACCAAGAAGCAAGTAACAACGGTAAGTTTGACTTCACACGATGGGACTCGGCCATAAAACAGCTCTATCCCCTATGGATGCTGAAATACTTGCCAAACATGGCGTCTTGTCATGTTGGCATTGCCAAAGACGCTCGCGGTCCAAACAACACTATCGTCGAGGGAGACGTTTCGTCGCTGCTGGCGATCATCGAAGCTGCTGATACCATTGCGCGCGGACATGCCGATGTGATGCTGACTGGAGCAACCGGCTCGCTATTAGCTTGGGTCGACGTCTGTTGGCACGGTGGGGCGCGCATGACTCGCAATGACAACCCTGATGCTGCCAGTCGTCCTTTTGACTCAGCCCGCGATGGTTTTGTGATGAGCGAAGGGTCCGCAGTCTTGGTGCTCGAAAGTCTGGCCCACGCTGAGCAACGCGGTGCTAAGATTCTCGGTCGTATTTTGGGCTACGGTCGCCGGGCAGAAGCAGTACCCCGCGGCAAGCTACCTACCGGGCAGTCGATTCGTCAGTCAATCCGGGCGGCACTTGAGATGGGACATGTCTCGCCAGACGAGGTTGGCCATGTCAACGCCCACGGACTCAGCACGATTGAAGACGATGCTATAGAAGCCGAGGCTATCCAAGCGGAACTAAAGGATGTAAGTGTAACCGCGCCCAAGAGTTTTGTTGGCAACAGCGGGGCCTCGGGAGGTGCCATTGAACTGGCAATCAGCCTATTAGGACTCCAGAAGAATCTCATTCCGCCAACGCTGAACTGTGACGACCCCACGGCAGGATTGAATGTGGCGTGCTCTGCTCAATTGCCCAAGTCGGCAACTATGTTGGCACTCAATCACAAACTCACGGGGCAAGCTGTCTCGTTGTTGGTAGGCGGAGCTTAA
- a CDS encoding zinc-dependent metalloprotease family protein, which produces MSKRSCRHAQIAHVLALLSVCAWSNTVHATLIVDPPLPITHRVEVQLIQTSLTDGSQTATAFGTAEQRASIEAGVDSIWAQAGIDIRFLPSVTQYASSFAYQGLLSPDVVRPQADLAQIVNYAGTAGKLHVDYRVINLFFVEVAPGFKKLGSSYVAGIGYVGGNGIAAYIGSSKLSTQNGRDQVAGVIAHEIGHNLGLSHTPSKIPNLMSPGGTSDQMTQQQINDVFAISTFFLQEAPPMGDFSGDGMVNEADLTLWRGAYAVSASGDADGDGDSDGSDFFSWQRGYGTGMALTATNHAVPETATYLMLGAVFASLLTSRWRKPAV; this is translated from the coding sequence ATGTCGAAACGTTCCTGCCGCCATGCGCAGATTGCGCATGTACTGGCGCTGCTGAGCGTCTGCGCTTGGTCGAACACAGTACATGCGACACTGATCGTTGATCCACCGCTCCCCATCACCCACCGGGTTGAAGTGCAGCTTATTCAGACTTCGCTTACCGATGGGTCACAAACCGCGACTGCATTTGGCACTGCCGAGCAGCGCGCGAGTATCGAAGCCGGGGTCGACTCGATCTGGGCTCAAGCGGGTATCGACATTCGCTTCTTGCCAAGTGTTACCCAGTATGCCAGCAGCTTTGCTTATCAAGGCCTCTTGTCTCCTGACGTAGTGCGTCCGCAGGCAGACCTCGCCCAGATCGTTAACTATGCAGGGACGGCGGGAAAACTACATGTTGACTATCGGGTTATCAATTTGTTCTTTGTAGAAGTCGCCCCCGGTTTCAAGAAGCTCGGTTCAAGTTATGTCGCTGGCATCGGGTACGTAGGAGGAAATGGAATCGCCGCCTACATAGGAAGTTCCAAGTTGTCCACGCAGAATGGTCGCGATCAGGTAGCCGGGGTGATAGCCCACGAGATTGGACACAATCTGGGGTTGAGCCATACGCCCTCGAAAATCCCCAACCTGATGAGTCCTGGCGGTACGAGCGATCAGATGACCCAACAGCAAATCAACGATGTTTTTGCGATAAGCACTTTCTTCCTCCAAGAAGCTCCTCCCATGGGCGATTTCTCTGGAGATGGTATGGTCAATGAGGCGGATTTGACGCTCTGGCGAGGTGCCTATGCAGTCAGCGCCAGCGGAGATGCCGATGGCGATGGTGATAGCGACGGATCCGATTTCTTTTCATGGCAGAGAGGTTACGGAACCGGAATGGCTCTTACAGCAACCAACCATGCAGTACCTGAGACAGCAACATATCTGATGCTTGGGGCCGTATTCGCATCTCTCCTTACTAGCCGCTGGCGGAAGCCTGCGGTTTGA
- the smpB gene encoding SsrA-binding protein SmpB: MLRCGTFPFIRGKALARKSFPPFGILSSSLHHGEGLVTAKHKKEKSSATKGDKNEKVISDNRKARHNYTVIDTLECGIVLVGSEVKSLRNGQLSLEEAYARLEKGEVWLVGCDIQEYSFSHQLNHVPKRRRKLLMHRREMNKFAALATEKNLTLVPLKMYFKSGRAKVLLGLCKGKKLYDKRETMKKQEMQRDIDRAMRRG; encoded by the coding sequence TTGCTGCGCTGTGGTACCTTCCCGTTTATTCGAGGCAAGGCTCTGGCTAGGAAGAGTTTCCCTCCTTTTGGTATACTCAGTAGCTCACTGCACCATGGGGAGGGACTAGTTACGGCCAAGCACAAGAAAGAGAAGTCGTCAGCCACGAAGGGCGACAAGAACGAGAAGGTCATTTCCGACAATCGCAAGGCGCGACACAACTACACGGTGATCGACACCTTGGAGTGTGGCATCGTGCTGGTGGGAAGTGAAGTAAAAAGCCTGCGCAATGGTCAGCTTTCACTCGAAGAAGCCTATGCGCGGCTGGAAAAGGGGGAAGTCTGGCTCGTGGGTTGCGACATCCAGGAATACAGCTTTTCGCACCAATTGAATCACGTTCCTAAGCGGCGTCGCAAGCTACTCATGCACCGCCGGGAAATGAACAAGTTTGCCGCTCTGGCCACGGAGAAGAATCTGACGCTGGTCCCGCTGAAGATGTATTTCAAGTCTGGCAGGGCCAAAGTTCTCCTCGGGCTTTGTAAGGGAAAGAAACTCTACGACAAGCGGGAAACGATGAAGAAGCAGGAAATGCAGCGGGATATCGATCGAGCAATGCGTCGGGGATAG
- a CDS encoding NF038122 family metalloprotease has translation MNLKSVPFLVALRPILCCAFSGIVFSWFSSSALSVAIDDGRSQQSALITSQLVPLPMSRPTSSSRSFASSSLSVDSREIAALGSFNIIINPGPVLSANAPAMAAFNRAAQQWEAFIADPIVVTIDADLAPLDAGIIGGADSVLLFDDYDVIRNAMVDDAADGEADDGIVAFLPTSVEATAFAAPGFGFDGTLQVTKANAKALNFDNRFGDLDFQFGASDGNIVFSNTLPFDFDNSDGVNAGTFDFESVAAHEIGHILGFISDVDYVDFVLSQGQVALDVAPTSLDLFRFESGNASSFFPPGTILNPTTAAEFTTTPRWMIPGYDAIFDQIDGSFGGGTEIRFATGSFAGDGRQASHWKDHLGLGIMDPTLAFGEISPIRQNDMRSFDLIGYEVTIPEPTSAVLFLGLACCAFSLRGSRPA, from the coding sequence ATGAATTTGAAGTCAGTTCCGTTTCTTGTCGCTCTGCGGCCAATCCTATGCTGCGCGTTTTCAGGAATAGTCTTTTCTTGGTTTTCTTCGTCAGCACTCTCTGTAGCCATTGATGATGGTCGGAGCCAGCAGTCCGCATTGATTACTTCCCAACTCGTGCCGCTGCCAATGAGTCGCCCGACTTCTTCTTCCCGGTCGTTTGCTTCCTCTTCCCTATCGGTTGATAGTAGAGAAATAGCCGCGCTTGGTTCTTTCAACATTATCATCAATCCAGGTCCAGTTCTTTCAGCGAATGCCCCCGCCATGGCTGCATTTAATCGCGCGGCTCAGCAGTGGGAAGCTTTTATTGCTGACCCCATAGTCGTGACGATTGATGCGGATCTCGCACCCCTGGATGCAGGCATCATCGGTGGAGCGGATTCCGTACTCTTGTTTGATGATTATGATGTGATCCGCAATGCGATGGTCGATGACGCGGCTGACGGAGAAGCGGATGATGGAATCGTTGCCTTTCTCCCCACATCAGTCGAAGCGACGGCATTTGCTGCGCCAGGGTTTGGGTTTGATGGTACCCTGCAAGTTACCAAAGCGAATGCCAAGGCGCTGAACTTCGATAATCGCTTTGGCGACCTTGACTTCCAGTTTGGCGCTTCGGACGGCAACATAGTTTTCAGTAATACGCTTCCTTTCGATTTTGACAACAGTGATGGTGTTAATGCGGGAACATTTGATTTCGAAAGCGTGGCGGCGCATGAGATCGGCCATATTTTGGGATTCATTTCCGACGTCGATTACGTTGATTTTGTACTTAGCCAGGGGCAAGTTGCCTTAGACGTGGCACCAACTTCGTTAGATCTTTTTCGCTTTGAGAGCGGCAATGCCTCATCCTTTTTTCCACCAGGTACGATTCTCAACCCAACCACAGCCGCTGAGTTTACGACGACTCCGCGCTGGATGATTCCCGGTTATGATGCGATTTTTGATCAAATTGATGGAAGCTTTGGGGGAGGAACCGAGATACGCTTTGCCACGGGTTCATTTGCTGGCGATGGCCGACAGGCGAGCCATTGGAAGGACCATCTAGGGTTGGGAATCATGGATCCGACACTGGCATTTGGAGAGATTTCTCCAATCCGACAAAACGACATGCGCTCCTTCGATTTGATCGGCTACGAGGTGACGATTCCCGAGCCGACGAGCGCAGTACTCTTCTTGGGACTTGCCTGCTGTGCATTCAGTTTGCGAGGCTCTCGTCCTGCTTGA
- a CDS encoding FKBP-type peptidyl-prolyl cis-trans isomerase, with protein MQIAKHKIVAIEYRLTDQSGDEIDSSGDEGPLTYLHGMQEIIPGLEKALEGREAGDTLQVTISPPDAYGERLEELCLAMPRDEFADVDDLEVGMQFALADEEEEEDVIVTVVDFDDETVTVDGNHPLAGLTLCFDVKVCEVREATPEEIEMSESHGECGPDCDCDELNGLAEA; from the coding sequence ATGCAAATTGCCAAACATAAGATCGTCGCCATCGAGTACCGCCTCACGGATCAATCCGGCGATGAAATCGATTCCAGCGGCGATGAGGGTCCTCTTACGTATCTGCATGGCATGCAGGAGATCATCCCCGGACTAGAGAAAGCCTTGGAGGGACGTGAAGCTGGGGACACACTCCAAGTTACGATTTCCCCCCCCGATGCTTACGGGGAACGGCTGGAGGAATTGTGCCTTGCCATGCCCCGCGACGAGTTTGCCGACGTGGATGATTTGGAAGTCGGCATGCAATTCGCGCTCGCGGACGAAGAGGAAGAAGAGGACGTTATCGTCACGGTGGTCGACTTTGATGACGAGACCGTGACAGTCGACGGCAACCATCCCTTGGCAGGATTAACGTTGTGTTTTGATGTCAAGGTTTGTGAGGTTCGCGAAGCTACCCCGGAAGAAATCGAAATGAGCGAGTCCCACGGGGAGTGTGGTCCTGACTGTGACTGCGATGAGCTCAACGGCCTTGCCGAAGCCTGA
- a CDS encoding RNA recognition motif domain-containing protein has protein sequence MGKKLYCGNLSYGVTNADLEALFSPFGPVRSADVIMDRESGRSKGFGFVEMENGADADAAVEALNDKEHDGRPLKVNEARPREERPRGGGGGGYRGGGGGGGGGGRRY, from the coding sequence GTGGGTAAGAAGCTTTATTGTGGAAATCTAAGTTATGGTGTGACGAACGCGGATCTGGAGGCCTTGTTTTCACCCTTCGGGCCAGTCCGCAGTGCCGACGTGATCATGGATCGAGAATCGGGCAGGAGCAAAGGATTCGGATTTGTTGAAATGGAAAACGGCGCGGATGCCGACGCAGCCGTGGAAGCACTCAATGACAAGGAGCATGACGGTCGCCCCCTCAAGGTGAACGAAGCGCGTCCTCGTGAAGAGCGTCCCCGTGGCGGTGGCGGCGGTGGATATCGTGGTGGTGGTGGTGGCGGTGGCGGAGGTGGTCGTCGCTACTAG
- a CDS encoding DUF374 domain-containing protein, producing the protein MRLHDDPRPELRLAGKPYVFAVLHAHQLATVLDAETDVAAMVSQSADGDLLVPVLKSVGVLPIRGSSRQRGRDKGGLKALDEMIAHVESGKPAYIAIDGPRGPRNRVRKGIAQLSMSTGAPVLAAVAIPTRRWIVGRAWDRMQIPKPFSTIDGYFAEPLYPGEEESVEQFRRRIEATINALEAEHDPTEAPQP; encoded by the coding sequence ATGCGACTGCACGACGACCCGCGACCCGAGTTGCGTCTAGCAGGAAAACCCTATGTTTTTGCTGTGCTGCATGCCCACCAACTTGCCACCGTGCTCGATGCCGAAACGGATGTCGCTGCCATGGTGTCGCAATCGGCCGATGGTGACCTCTTGGTACCCGTTCTTAAGTCAGTTGGAGTCCTACCCATTCGAGGATCGAGCCGACAGCGTGGCAGAGACAAGGGAGGCCTGAAAGCGCTCGACGAAATGATCGCGCATGTGGAGAGTGGCAAGCCAGCCTACATTGCGATCGACGGACCGCGTGGCCCTCGCAATCGAGTTCGCAAAGGGATCGCCCAACTCTCCATGAGCACCGGCGCCCCCGTTCTCGCTGCAGTCGCCATCCCTACGCGCCGGTGGATAGTGGGCAGGGCATGGGACCGGATGCAAATCCCTAAACCTTTCAGCACCATCGACGGCTACTTTGCCGAGCCACTTTATCCAGGCGAAGAGGAAAGCGTCGAACAATTCCGCCGCCGCATCGAAGCGACAATCAACGCACTCGAAGCCGAGCACGATCCGACTGAAGCGCCTCAGCCATAA
- a CDS encoding serine/threonine-protein kinase: protein MQRQLPNQENETTPTADVRPSADEVVERLNELWEQNASLSTSFTPSHTTRTVGKYRIERIVGHGSFGVVFLAYDAELNREVALKLPRPEVLIDAERLKRFEGEATTAAQLDHPAIVPIFDAQFTGPVPYIASAYCVGPDLGDWLAARKTPVEPQQAAEFVAQLAEAVHYAHQQGVLHRDLKPSNIMLEPCDTSSPSAELADYEPRLTDFGLAKLVQASLHDTRSSLLVGTPLYMAPEQLERDSPQVTQATDVYALGVLLYELLLLKTPYEGDSYVEILDKLRSDQSVAFPDHAAEVPDDLQTICCKCLEKQPRDRYASAAELRDDLNCYLCGAPIQAQPSNWVDKFSRWCRRPARLIAAGKFSFWLQAGVLAWVAVVGALASLTGAIPASEVSKSLLDILFVAATMHLPLGLLGLILKREKWWAFWPSTIGNCVMLVIFVHATVSPAVAFDYHYPNQLTKLQTFVPLTTLSVIATALHLLAIPAWFSKRDNRRNAVKQ from the coding sequence ATGCAACGACAACTTCCCAATCAAGAGAACGAAACAACGCCAACGGCGGACGTGCGACCTTCGGCCGACGAAGTAGTTGAGCGGCTCAACGAGCTTTGGGAACAAAACGCTTCGCTATCCACTTCATTTACTCCGAGTCATACAACCCGAACGGTTGGCAAATATCGCATTGAGAGAATCGTAGGCCACGGTTCATTCGGAGTCGTCTTTTTGGCATACGATGCGGAACTCAACCGCGAGGTGGCACTCAAGCTCCCTCGTCCTGAAGTGCTGATCGACGCCGAGCGGCTCAAACGATTTGAAGGCGAAGCGACGACCGCTGCCCAGTTGGATCATCCAGCGATTGTGCCGATCTTCGATGCTCAATTCACAGGTCCCGTCCCCTATATTGCGTCTGCCTATTGCGTTGGTCCTGATTTGGGCGATTGGCTCGCCGCTCGTAAGACACCAGTCGAGCCGCAGCAGGCGGCAGAATTCGTTGCCCAATTAGCTGAGGCAGTCCACTATGCCCACCAGCAGGGAGTATTGCATCGCGATCTGAAGCCAAGCAACATTATGCTCGAGCCATGCGATACATCTTCACCTTCTGCTGAGCTTGCCGACTATGAGCCGCGATTGACCGATTTTGGTTTGGCGAAGTTGGTGCAAGCGAGTTTGCACGATACACGTTCGAGCCTCCTGGTAGGTACGCCGCTCTATATGGCGCCGGAGCAACTTGAACGCGACTCACCTCAGGTCACCCAAGCGACAGATGTCTACGCGTTGGGCGTGTTGCTCTACGAACTACTTCTGCTCAAAACGCCCTATGAAGGCGACAGCTATGTCGAAATACTCGATAAACTGCGGAGTGATCAGTCGGTGGCATTCCCGGACCACGCTGCCGAGGTGCCCGACGATTTGCAGACTATTTGCTGCAAATGCCTGGAGAAACAACCCCGAGATCGTTATGCCTCCGCGGCCGAATTGCGAGATGATCTGAATTGCTACCTCTGCGGCGCGCCAATCCAAGCCCAGCCTTCGAACTGGGTAGATAAGTTTTCCCGTTGGTGTAGGCGGCCAGCACGCCTGATCGCTGCCGGAAAGTTTTCGTTTTGGCTACAAGCTGGAGTATTGGCCTGGGTAGCGGTAGTAGGAGCTTTGGCTTCGCTAACCGGTGCGATACCTGCGAGCGAAGTGAGTAAGAGCCTGTTAGACATTCTCTTCGTTGCAGCTACCATGCATCTGCCTCTGGGATTGCTCGGTCTCATATTGAAACGTGAGAAGTGGTGGGCATTCTGGCCGTCTACGATCGGTAATTGCGTAATGTTGGTCATCTTTGTGCATGCCACCGTGTCGCCTGCCGTGGCGTTTGATTACCACTATCCCAATCAATTGACTAAACTCCAAACGTTTGTGCCATTGACCACGCTGAGTGTGATTGCCACTGCCCTGCATTTACTTGCTATTCCTGCATGGTTTAGCAAACGAGATAATCGGCGAAACGCCGTCAAGCAATGA
- a CDS encoding serine/threonine-protein kinase: MHQAHPEQNDPVEPEGGRPSIAEVVQRLDHLWSEETPELSDFSGDHVGQRVGKYILQRIVGRGSFGVVYQAYDPELDREVALKLPRPEVLIDAERLNRFEGEATTAARLDHPAIVPIFDAEFTGPVPYIASAYCSGPDLGDWLAARKTPVEPQQAAEFVAQLAEAVHYAHQQGVLHRDLKPSNIMLEPHDTLSPSAELADYEPRLTDFGLAKLIEASLHDTRSSLLVGTPLYMAPEQIVGDSGQVSAATDVHALGVMLFELLSLELPYDGNSYFKVFDSIQTEQPRKLGECRASLPRELETICGKCLEKDPRDRYPAAAELAKDLSRFVAGEPIAASSPNILQLFLRWCRHPNRLSNAVTFSIGLNVLYALWMIGAVLGLWLLPDSTSLNLPQRWNVTIQALLVICVHDGLMIALSWWSRRGNFAFLSCATIYASFFFLLPLLSVLGVIPMFADQYEGNAYFEWSNSMLILVGGALQLFLYGCAWWGVWRKQSTGSIANLN; this comes from the coding sequence ATGCATCAAGCGCACCCCGAGCAAAATGATCCTGTCGAACCCGAGGGAGGACGTCCCTCGATTGCGGAAGTGGTCCAGCGGCTCGACCACTTGTGGTCAGAGGAAACGCCGGAACTCTCTGATTTCTCTGGCGACCATGTCGGGCAACGGGTTGGCAAGTATATCCTGCAAAGAATTGTTGGTCGTGGTTCCTTTGGCGTAGTGTATCAAGCGTATGATCCGGAGCTGGACCGCGAGGTGGCACTCAAGCTCCCTCGTCCTGAAGTGCTGATCGACGCCGAGCGGCTCAATCGCTTTGAAGGCGAAGCGACGACCGCTGCCCGGTTGGATCATCCTGCCATTGTGCCGATCTTTGATGCCGAATTCACCGGTCCCGTCCCCTATATTGCGTCAGCCTATTGCAGCGGTCCTGATTTGGGCGACTGGCTCGCCGCTCGCAAGACTCCTGTCGAGCCGCAGCAGGCGGCAGAATTCGTTGCCCAATTAGCTGAGGCAGTCCACTATGCCCACCAGCAGGGAGTGCTGCATCGCGATCTGAAGCCGAGCAACATTATGCTCGAGCCCCACGATACATTGTCACCTTCTGCTGAGCTTGCCGACTATGAACCGCGCTTGACCGATTTTGGTTTGGCCAAACTGATCGAAGCAAGTTTGCACGACACACGCTCGAGCCTCCTGGTGGGTACGCCGCTTTACATGGCGCCGGAACAAATAGTGGGGGATTCTGGGCAAGTCTCCGCTGCCACCGATGTGCATGCGCTGGGAGTCATGTTGTTCGAATTGCTTTCTCTAGAGCTTCCGTATGACGGCAACTCGTATTTCAAGGTCTTCGACAGTATCCAAACCGAACAGCCACGCAAACTTGGAGAATGTCGAGCCAGCCTGCCGCGCGAATTGGAGACGATTTGCGGCAAATGCTTGGAGAAAGATCCACGCGATCGTTATCCTGCAGCGGCGGAGTTGGCGAAGGATCTCTCGCGATTCGTTGCTGGTGAACCTATCGCAGCAAGTTCGCCGAACATACTGCAGCTTTTCCTCCGCTGGTGCCGCCACCCGAATCGGCTTTCCAACGCGGTGACGTTCAGCATCGGTCTGAACGTCTTATACGCACTTTGGATGATCGGTGCGGTGTTGGGCCTGTGGTTGCTACCTGATTCGACATCTCTGAACCTCCCCCAGCGCTGGAACGTCACGATTCAAGCACTCTTGGTTATCTGTGTGCATGATGGATTGATGATTGCACTGAGTTGGTGGAGCCGCCGGGGCAACTTTGCTTTCTTGTCGTGCGCAACGATCTACGCAAGCTTCTTTTTTTTGCTCCCCCTACTTTCAGTGTTGGGCGTTATTCCCATGTTTGCGGATCAGTACGAGGGGAACGCCTATTTCGAGTGGAGCAACAGCATGCTGATCCTCGTCGGCGGAGCGCTACAACTTTTCTTGTACGGTTGTGCCTGGTGGGGAGTCTGGCGAAAACAGAGCACCGGCTCGATAGCAAACTTGAACTAA
- a CDS encoding RNA polymerase sigma factor yields the protein MNTDAAVIEDWPALLAAARNGDDEALGQVCEQLRHYLWIMADNGLGTDLQAKLGASDVVQDTMLDAVDDFRSFRGRTEAEFRAWIKRLIEHNLIDSARRFRDTQARDTSREVSAEELDCGAGEMRSASSLIRRRETDEELLRAIAKLPPRQRQIIELRHRQGLTYQEIAKQLEMTEVAARKLWSRTVEQLRDQLTSDHASSAPRAK from the coding sequence ATGAATACGGACGCCGCCGTTATCGAGGATTGGCCTGCTTTGCTCGCCGCTGCGCGAAACGGGGACGATGAAGCTTTGGGCCAGGTATGCGAGCAGTTGAGGCACTATCTCTGGATCATGGCTGACAATGGATTGGGCACCGATCTGCAGGCGAAGCTGGGGGCCTCGGATGTCGTGCAAGATACCATGCTCGATGCGGTCGACGATTTCCGGTCTTTCCGTGGCAGGACGGAAGCGGAATTCCGCGCATGGATCAAGCGGTTGATCGAACACAATTTGATCGACTCCGCTCGCCGCTTTCGCGACACGCAAGCCCGTGATACTTCGCGCGAGGTATCGGCGGAGGAACTGGATTGTGGCGCGGGAGAGATGCGCTCGGCAAGCAGTTTGATTCGCCGACGAGAGACCGATGAAGAACTGCTGCGAGCTATCGCAAAACTTCCCCCCAGGCAACGGCAAATCATCGAGCTCCGCCATCGGCAGGGACTCACTTATCAAGAGATCGCCAAACAACTCGAAATGACCGAAGTCGCGGCCCGTAAGCTTTGGTCTCGAACCGTCGAACAGCTTAGAGACCAATTGACTTCTGACCATGCATCAAGCGCACCCCGAGCAAAATGA